CCCGTCCCGGATCGGGGTCGTGCGGTAGGGGAGGGCGGTGCAGTCCTGCGCGTCCCGCCCGATGCCGCGCCCGATCCGCATCCTCCTTAGGCACAAACGGACAGTCGCCTCATGAGAAAACGCCGCCAACCCATCGTCGACGATCTGCGCGCCGATCCTGAGCTCTTTCAGGAGCTGGTGAATCGGGCGAATGACAACCTTTCGATTATCGATCTCGCCACCGGTCGTTTCCTCTATGTGAATGAGATGTTGTGCCGCTCCACCGGGTATACGCCGGAGGAATTTGGAAAAATGACCGTGGCGGATATCGATCCCA
The sequence above is a segment of the Chlamydiota bacterium genome. Coding sequences within it:
- a CDS encoding PAS domain S-box protein, with the protein product MRKRRQPIVDDLRADPELFQELVNRANDNLSIIDLATGRFLYVNEMLCRSTGYTPEEFGKMTVADIDP